The Leptospira barantonii genome includes a region encoding these proteins:
- a CDS encoding tetratricopeptide repeat protein: MTFNVRILFFLIILFCFSTFSVGSEPEGAKESSKKKDQCAELYNQKKFEQALDLCNQSVKLNPKDDNAIDFRGWVKVNLYKYEDAIVDFTEAIRLNANNSQAIFHRGYTYYYMGEYKKALTDINESIRLNPEFNRSYLMRGKIGNELQTYPEAIEDLNRCIEVDPNWVEALVERGAVSIRMSKLGDAYQDFDKVIQLDPKNPRAYYNRGIILVSVNSTENPDFKKNGCKDLYQAYTLGHDKAAKALDHFCSEFLKK; this comes from the coding sequence ATGACGTTCAACGTAAGAATTCTATTCTTCTTAATAATACTTTTCTGTTTTTCTACATTCTCCGTCGGATCCGAACCGGAAGGCGCTAAAGAATCTTCCAAGAAGAAGGATCAATGTGCCGAACTCTACAATCAAAAGAAATTCGAACAAGCCCTGGACCTTTGCAATCAATCGGTCAAGTTGAATCCTAAGGACGATAACGCGATCGATTTCCGGGGTTGGGTCAAAGTGAATTTATATAAATACGAGGACGCGATCGTCGATTTCACGGAAGCGATTCGATTGAATGCGAACAACAGCCAAGCAATTTTCCATAGAGGATACACGTATTACTATATGGGAGAATACAAGAAGGCTCTCACGGACATCAACGAATCCATTCGCCTCAATCCCGAATTCAATCGATCTTATTTGATGCGAGGAAAAATCGGTAACGAACTTCAAACCTATCCGGAAGCGATCGAAGACTTGAATCGTTGTATCGAAGTCGATCCGAATTGGGTGGAGGCCTTGGTGGAACGCGGAGCGGTTTCGATCCGAATGAGTAAATTAGGAGACGCTTATCAAGACTTCGATAAGGTCATTCAACTCGATCCTAAAAACCCTCGTGCGTATTACAACAGAGGAATCATTTTGGTTTCGGTGAATTCTACCGAAAATCCGGATTTTAAAAAGAACGGTTGTAAGGATTTGTATCAGGCCTATACCTTGGGGCACGATAAGGCCGCCAAAGCGTTGGATCATTTCTGTTCCGAATTCTTAAAGAAGTAA
- a CDS encoding AZOBR_p60025 family cell surface glycopolymer formation protein → MQKFESLLKKIDSPLKGLILLLGLYGFVTLSLWSRYEWNPSSMVNFGEEFIKKNQEESPSGVIAFKGKEGDLGAGYDGQIFYYYSRSISNFSFQWPDGFDATYRAPRIGYPLLISVWGIFGKWGNIAGMYILSLSLLYLSYLALRVLLRDKSHWAILYLISPFTLASYSVLVSDTIMVSLIVLAIYFYEKESYIPFYLLSGLALVTKEPALFYLFSLGLAALSRKDVKKMLIVGSTLLVPVLWQIYLKYTLPNWTPTRLAVFMIPFEGIFKYLLELAGSFTSGGGIKQIVRSFSKFPLVLQFITMFLIPFTGSWKKGTFYKVGFSLVILMIAIANHYHFWSEYINTIRLFTFAVPLYLFIKAEDENIIDRPFLILFLINLALILARLTVLYKVQDYVIR, encoded by the coding sequence ATGCAGAAATTTGAATCTTTGCTTAAAAAGATCGATTCTCCCTTAAAGGGTTTGATTCTTCTTTTGGGTCTTTACGGTTTCGTAACGTTGTCTCTTTGGTCCCGTTACGAATGGAATCCTTCTTCGATGGTAAACTTCGGGGAAGAATTCATCAAAAAGAACCAAGAAGAATCTCCGAGCGGGGTGATCGCTTTTAAGGGCAAGGAAGGAGATCTTGGAGCCGGTTACGACGGTCAGATTTTTTATTACTATTCCAGATCGATTTCAAATTTTAGTTTTCAATGGCCCGATGGTTTTGACGCGACTTATCGCGCTCCTCGGATCGGTTATCCTTTGCTCATCTCCGTCTGGGGAATTTTCGGTAAATGGGGAAACATCGCGGGGATGTATATTCTCAGTTTGTCCCTGTTATATCTTTCTTATTTGGCTCTTCGAGTTTTGTTAAGGGACAAATCGCATTGGGCGATATTGTATCTGATTTCTCCGTTTACGTTGGCGAGTTATTCCGTTCTTGTTAGCGATACGATTATGGTTTCTTTGATCGTTCTCGCAATTTATTTTTACGAGAAGGAAAGTTATATTCCGTTTTATCTTCTTTCCGGTCTGGCCTTGGTCACGAAAGAACCCGCGTTATTCTATCTTTTCTCCTTAGGGCTGGCCGCGCTTTCGAGAAAGGACGTAAAGAAGATGTTGATCGTAGGTTCCACCTTGCTCGTTCCGGTTCTTTGGCAGATCTATCTCAAATACACTTTGCCGAACTGGACTCCGACGAGACTTGCGGTTTTTATGATTCCTTTCGAAGGAATTTTTAAATATCTTTTGGAACTTGCCGGAAGTTTTACGAGCGGGGGAGGAATCAAACAAATCGTGCGTTCCTTTTCCAAGTTTCCGCTCGTACTTCAGTTTATTACGATGTTCTTAATTCCTTTTACCGGCTCTTGGAAAAAAGGAACGTTTTACAAGGTCGGTTTTTCTTTGGTGATTCTGATGATCGCGATCGCAAATCACTATCACTTCTGGTCCGAGTATATCAACACGATTCGTCTTTTTACCTTTGCGGTTCCTTTGTATCTTTTTATCAAGGCCGAGGACGAGAATATCATCGATCGTCCTTTTTTGATTCTTTTTTTGATCAACCTGGCTTTGATTCTGGCGAGACTTACGGTTCTTTACAAAGTTCAAGACTACGTAATACGATAA
- a CDS encoding glycosyltransferase: MKNLVVIPAYNEEETIQEVVERALVHSDVLVVDDASKDKTPTILKALIKKHPKKLFTIRHEKNTHIPGGIQDGMKFAVEKKYDSVVTMDAGLSHDPSKLPEFIKTEADLVIGSRVTSDGVPLYRKLISFTAAKVMNYCISPGFFDLFGYRLKDCTSGYRKYSKRAFTWIAESKLESIAFDFHMEALSIVAKNKGTIREIGIHYVFSNSSFNRRVLKQAIGFALKLLRRKLGLAG; this comes from the coding sequence ATGAAGAATCTGGTCGTAATTCCGGCTTACAACGAAGAAGAAACCATTCAAGAAGTCGTGGAGAGGGCGCTCGTTCATTCGGACGTCCTCGTCGTAGACGACGCGTCCAAGGACAAAACTCCGACCATTCTAAAGGCTCTGATCAAAAAACATCCTAAGAAACTGTTTACGATCCGTCACGAGAAGAACACTCATATCCCCGGCGGTATTCAGGACGGGATGAAATTCGCCGTCGAAAAAAAATACGATTCCGTAGTTACGATGGACGCCGGACTTTCTCACGATCCTTCCAAACTTCCCGAGTTTATCAAAACCGAAGCGGATCTTGTGATCGGAAGTCGTGTAACCTCGGACGGGGTTCCACTTTACAGAAAGCTAATATCTTTTACTGCGGCAAAGGTGATGAACTACTGCATTTCTCCGGGATTTTTCGATCTATTCGGTTATCGTCTGAAGGATTGTACTTCGGGTTACAGAAAGTATTCCAAAAGGGCGTTTACCTGGATCGCAGAATCCAAACTCGAATCCATCGCTTTCGACTTTCACATGGAAGCGCTTTCGATCGTAGCAAAAAACAAGGGAACAATCCGTGAGATCGGAATTCATTACGTGTTTTCCAATTCTTCCTTCAATCGAAGAGTGTTGAAACAGGCGATCGGGTTCGCGCTCAAACTTCTCCGCAGAAAACTCGGTTTAGCAGGTTAG
- a CDS encoding NAD-dependent epimerase/dehydratase family protein yields MAKKVLVTGGCGFLGSHVCELFRKQGWDVISYDSMTKYELKRTGYGTEATREYNWNYLQGIGVTMVKGDIRNLEHLLDRTTGCDFIVHTAAQPAMTISWEDPELDMTTNVVGTFNVLEVARKRNIPVVNTSSIHVYGNSINDSLKEGATSYERTPVAIGEDQPVMIGEISPLHASKMSAEHYVRTYVDMYKIKAASFRFTGIYGERQFGGEDHGWVANFAIRSVFGWPLRIFGTGKQARDILYAADGAESYLRWFENPTPGVFNIGGGPDHKISLLECIHMIGDILGKKQEIQFDVERPGDMRYFICDITNAKKFGFNPKFKPKEGVEKLIRWIEADKSVFEVKK; encoded by the coding sequence ATGGCAAAGAAAGTTTTAGTAACCGGCGGATGCGGATTTTTAGGATCTCACGTTTGCGAATTGTTTCGTAAACAAGGTTGGGACGTAATCAGCTACGATAGTATGACCAAATACGAACTGAAAAGAACCGGTTACGGCACCGAAGCCACAAGAGAATACAACTGGAATTATCTCCAAGGAATCGGAGTCACCATGGTCAAGGGCGACATCCGAAATCTGGAACACCTTTTAGACCGAACTACCGGTTGCGATTTTATCGTTCACACGGCGGCGCAACCCGCGATGACGATCTCTTGGGAAGATCCCGAGTTGGACATGACGACTAACGTTGTGGGAACCTTCAACGTTCTCGAAGTCGCGCGCAAAAGAAACATTCCCGTCGTAAATACGAGCTCCATTCACGTTTATGGAAATTCGATCAACGACAGTCTTAAAGAAGGCGCGACTTCCTATGAAAGAACTCCGGTTGCGATCGGAGAGGATCAGCCTGTGATGATCGGAGAAATATCTCCGCTACACGCGTCCAAGATGAGCGCTGAACACTACGTAAGAACATACGTCGACATGTATAAGATCAAGGCCGCAAGTTTTCGTTTTACCGGAATTTACGGAGAACGTCAGTTCGGCGGAGAAGACCACGGTTGGGTAGCGAACTTTGCGATCCGTTCCGTGTTCGGTTGGCCTCTGAGAATTTTCGGAACCGGTAAACAAGCCCGCGACATTCTTTACGCCGCGGACGGAGCCGAAAGTTATCTTCGTTGGTTCGAAAATCCTACTCCGGGAGTTTTTAACATCGGCGGAGGACCGGATCATAAAATTTCTTTATTAGAATGTATTCATATGATCGGGGACATTCTCGGTAAAAAACAGGAGATTCAATTCGACGTGGAAAGACCGGGGGATATGCGTTACTTCATCTGCGACATCACAAACGCGAAGAAGTTCGGATTCAATCCTAAGTTTAAACCGAAAGAAGGCGTTGAAAAATTGATTCGTTGGATCGAAGCCGATAAGTCCGTATTCGAAGTTAAAAAATGA
- a CDS encoding sugar phosphate nucleotidyltransferase: MIAAAGKGTRAYPRTTFIPKPLFEFQGKTILERNVELMQSTFKVKKIYVLVGHLKEMVISEIEKIQNKYKNIEIIPSPWTTRGLASDIASLESQIHSPFITILGDEFYFHPDHKKFVDTIRKYPKLVASIGVQKTSLLSRIRKNYSVELKGDRILELVEKPSDPPNDLLGLGSYLFTPAFFEYFKKTPPSPKSGVIEITDVIDHMAKESGKVYATSLNVDYFNINSMQDYHHAVYEIRNEEFARFKTTLIVPTKNNERSIADVIVDFKGKVDEIIVVDAGSTDKTLEISKKEKAKVISYKPEKESEAGADLFGNQIRQGINAASGDITIVVTPDGSYRSKDYPKLLEYLKDSDMVIGTRTTRQMIEQGSNLLPGVRVINLILGKLIEVFWWGMEPRFTDAMCSYFAIWKDSYKKIEPDLEMKDQRIIPELMMETVRSYMRCIEIPISYYRPIESVKKNMTREFFSVVQLMFKKKWFGN; this comes from the coding sequence GTGATCGCGGCCGCGGGAAAAGGGACGAGAGCCTATCCCAGAACGACCTTCATTCCCAAACCCTTATTCGAATTTCAGGGAAAGACGATCCTAGAACGCAACGTCGAGCTGATGCAAAGTACGTTCAAGGTCAAAAAGATCTACGTCTTGGTCGGTCATCTCAAAGAGATGGTAATTTCCGAAATCGAGAAGATCCAAAACAAATATAAGAATATAGAAATCATTCCGTCGCCGTGGACCACAAGAGGACTCGCGAGCGATATCGCCAGTCTCGAGTCTCAAATCCATTCCCCGTTTATCACCATTCTCGGGGACGAGTTTTACTTTCATCCCGATCATAAAAAGTTCGTAGATACGATCCGCAAATATCCGAAGCTCGTCGCTTCCATCGGAGTTCAAAAAACCTCTCTTCTTTCCAGAATCAGAAAGAATTATTCCGTGGAACTAAAAGGTGATCGAATTCTCGAACTCGTGGAAAAACCTTCCGATCCACCGAACGATCTTTTGGGTTTGGGAAGTTATCTTTTTACTCCGGCCTTTTTCGAATATTTCAAAAAAACTCCACCTTCTCCAAAGAGTGGAGTGATCGAAATCACCGATGTGATCGACCACATGGCGAAGGAAAGCGGAAAGGTCTACGCGACTTCTTTGAACGTGGACTATTTCAACATCAACTCGATGCAGGATTATCACCACGCGGTTTACGAAATCCGCAACGAGGAATTCGCGCGTTTTAAAACGACCTTGATCGTTCCTACGAAGAACAACGAAAGATCGATCGCGGACGTAATCGTGGATTTCAAAGGAAAGGTGGACGAGATCATCGTCGTCGACGCAGGTTCCACGGATAAAACATTAGAAATTTCTAAAAAAGAAAAAGCGAAAGTGATTTCTTATAAGCCCGAAAAGGAATCCGAAGCGGGCGCCGATCTGTTCGGAAATCAGATTCGTCAGGGAATCAACGCGGCTTCCGGGGACATCACGATCGTGGTCACTCCGGACGGTTCTTACAGATCCAAGGACTATCCGAAACTTCTGGAATACTTAAAAGACTCGGACATGGTGATCGGAACAAGAACCACAAGACAGATGATCGAACAAGGTTCCAATCTTTTACCCGGAGTTCGCGTAATCAATTTGATTCTCGGCAAACTCATCGAAGTTTTTTGGTGGGGAATGGAACCTCGTTTTACGGACGCGATGTGTTCTTACTTCGCGATCTGGAAAGATTCTTACAAGAAAATCGAGCCGGATCTGGAAATGAAGGATCAGAGAATCATTCCCGAGTTGATGATGGAAACGGTTCGTTCCTATATGCGTTGTATCGAAATTCCGATTTCCTATTATCGCCCGATCGAATCCGTAAAAAAGAACATGACCCGGGAATTCTTTTCAGTCGTTCAGCTTATGTTCAAGAAAAAATGGTTCGGAAACTGA
- the mltG gene encoding endolytic transglycosylase MltG translates to MNLKKLLIFTGLALGVLLLIGITTFFVVDELKGGAVGSGQTKIDLLIESGDTPGKIVETLSTHGMIKSTKYFLYLVRFTRSAGKIKQGLYEINDGMDSRKILQVITEGKVKLVNFTIPEGYNNRQIGDLLASKKIISKRQDFLLAASEPELLREFKIPASSAEGYLFPETYSVPINFPVDKIVRMMIKRFYVRSSKIDKVKNLSPAELHKFVILASVVEREAKRNEERPLMAGVFNNRLKRDMPLESCATIQYLFDKPHSRIFEKDLKIVSPYNTYMNKGFPPGPISNPGFPALEAAFYPKESEYLFFLLKGDGYHYFAKTLKEHLEAKKKYIDVLYD, encoded by the coding sequence ATGAATCTTAAGAAACTTTTAATTTTTACAGGACTCGCACTTGGAGTCTTACTTTTGATCGGGATCACCACCTTCTTCGTCGTAGACGAACTCAAAGGCGGCGCGGTAGGATCCGGTCAGACTAAAATCGATCTTCTCATCGAATCCGGCGACACACCCGGAAAGATCGTGGAAACTCTTTCCACACACGGAATGATCAAGTCCACGAAATACTTTCTTTACTTGGTTCGTTTTACTCGAAGCGCTGGAAAGATCAAACAAGGTCTTTACGAGATCAACGATGGAATGGATTCGAGAAAAATTCTTCAGGTGATCACCGAAGGAAAAGTCAAACTCGTAAACTTCACGATTCCCGAAGGTTATAACAACCGTCAGATCGGAGATCTTCTCGCATCCAAAAAGATCATATCCAAACGTCAGGATTTTCTTTTGGCCGCGAGCGAACCCGAGCTCTTAAGAGAATTTAAAATCCCCGCGTCTTCCGCGGAAGGATATTTATTTCCGGAAACATACAGCGTTCCGATCAATTTTCCGGTGGATAAAATCGTAAGAATGATGATCAAAAGATTCTACGTTCGATCCTCCAAGATCGATAAGGTTAAGAATCTTTCACCTGCTGAACTTCATAAATTCGTAATTCTCGCTTCGGTCGTCGAAAGAGAAGCGAAACGAAACGAGGAACGACCGTTGATGGCGGGCGTTTTCAACAATCGTCTCAAACGAGATATGCCGCTCGAATCTTGTGCCACGATTCAATATCTTTTTGACAAACCGCATAGCCGGATTTTCGAGAAGGACTTAAAGATCGTTTCTCCTTACAACACGTATATGAACAAGGGATTTCCTCCTGGACCGATTTCCAATCCGGGATTCCCCGCGCTCGAAGCGGCCTTTTATCCGAAAGAATCCGAATATCTATTCTTCCTTTTGAAAGGGGACGGCTATCACTACTTCGCAAAAACCCTCAAAGAACATTTGGAAGCGAAGAAGAAATACATAGACGTTCTTTACGACTGA
- a CDS encoding phosphoribosyl-AMP cyclohydrolase — MSSRKITILQIQEPSRSISSLTRILEEELPSYRNQLPQGSKEEVDCDEDTVLFLHPGFKPLNFEKTRELLELPENEMIPVIAVDSKGQILMQAFGNKESQRLTLETGFAHYFSRSRNQLWKKGDTSGHTQKILEILAPADRSFLVYRVEQEVAACHEGYYSCFFRERTPGGEWKLLPVPRNFLPEKN; from the coding sequence ATGAGTTCTCGCAAAATTACGATCTTACAAATTCAAGAACCGAGCCGCTCGATTTCGTCTTTAACACGAATCCTCGAAGAAGAATTACCCAGCTACAGAAATCAACTTCCACAAGGTTCCAAAGAAGAAGTGGACTGCGACGAGGACACGGTATTATTTCTTCATCCGGGATTCAAACCGTTGAACTTCGAGAAAACGCGGGAACTCCTCGAACTCCCCGAAAACGAAATGATACCAGTGATCGCGGTCGATTCCAAAGGCCAAATTCTCATGCAGGCGTTCGGAAACAAAGAAAGTCAAAGACTGACTTTGGAAACCGGGTTCGCCCATTACTTCAGCCGATCCAGAAATCAACTCTGGAAAAAAGGGGACACCTCGGGTCACACTCAAAAAATTCTCGAGATTCTCGCTCCAGCCGATCGTAGTTTTCTGGTCTATCGAGTGGAACAGGAAGTGGCCGCCTGCCACGAAGGCTACTACAGTTGTTTTTTTAGGGAAAGAACTCCCGGGGGAGAATGGAAACTACTTCCGGTGCCCCGAAATTTTCTTCCAGAAAAGAATTAA
- a CDS encoding bile acid:sodium symporter family protein: MLEAALILLALSSMSSLGLELIPEQLNSIRKTALTGFGVCLLNLIALPILAFLLCKTFSLSYAVSLGIFLSASSGGGASAGLFILKAKGAPATGAVLLGLLNFISLFTAPLLLTFYSGSSFSEIGQTFSSLPKLLTIGLVFFGFPLAIGIWLRRKKEKLALRILPYLLRISNVALAFSIFYLGFKYWREILEFGIPVWAVLFLLIGASFTSGLYLFREKPEDRRSIGIVSGIRNLSLALLLAQEQSGDPKVLISILLYGFIMYLIAFPSSFFWSRWKNPKF; this comes from the coding sequence ATGTTAGAAGCCGCTCTCATCCTACTTGCGCTTTCCTCGATGAGTTCCCTCGGATTGGAATTGATTCCGGAACAATTGAATTCGATTCGAAAAACCGCGCTCACCGGCTTCGGGGTTTGTTTACTCAACCTAATCGCCCTACCAATTCTTGCGTTTTTACTTTGTAAAACCTTCTCGCTTTCCTACGCGGTCAGCTTGGGAATTTTTCTCAGCGCCTCTTCCGGAGGAGGAGCCTCGGCGGGACTTTTTATTCTCAAAGCGAAAGGAGCTCCCGCGACCGGAGCGGTTCTACTCGGCCTTTTGAATTTTATAAGCCTTTTTACAGCGCCGCTTTTACTAACTTTTTATTCCGGAAGTTCGTTTTCGGAAATCGGACAAACCTTCTCCTCCCTTCCGAAACTTTTGACGATCGGACTCGTCTTTTTCGGATTTCCGCTCGCAATCGGAATTTGGCTTCGTAGAAAAAAAGAAAAACTCGCGCTGAGAATCCTTCCCTATCTATTAAGAATCAGTAATGTAGCTCTGGCATTCTCCATTTTTTATCTCGGCTTCAAATATTGGCGGGAAATTTTGGAATTCGGAATTCCGGTTTGGGCAGTTTTGTTTCTTTTGATCGGCGCGTCCTTTACGAGCGGACTTTATCTCTTTCGTGAAAAACCCGAGGACAGAAGAAGCATCGGAATCGTGAGCGGAATCCGTAATCTTTCTTTGGCGCTTCTGCTCGCACAGGAACAATCCGGCGATCCGAAGGTTTTGATCTCGATTCTACTTTATGGTTTTATCATGTATTTGATCGCGTTTCCTTCGTCCTTTTTTTGGAGCCGATGGAAAAATCCTAAGTTTTAA
- a CDS encoding single-stranded DNA-binding protein, with translation MKNLAHIILDGNLTSDPEIKTLGNGKSVATFTLAVNHDYKSTPEEPGDVSFVDIEIWERQAVNAHEYLKKGKKATVIGELRQDRWKAQDGSNRSRMKVVGHTVRFDGLPSRKEREAA, from the coding sequence ATGAAAAACTTAGCGCATATCATTCTGGATGGAAATTTAACTTCCGATCCGGAAATCAAAACACTCGGTAACGGCAAAAGCGTCGCGACCTTTACTTTGGCGGTCAATCACGACTATAAATCCACGCCCGAAGAGCCGGGCGACGTTTCGTTTGTAGACATTGAAATTTGGGAACGTCAGGCGGTCAACGCGCACGAATACTTAAAAAAAGGAAAGAAGGCCACCGTCATCGGAGAACTTCGTCAGGATCGGTGGAAGGCTCAAGACGGAAGCAATCGAAGCAGAATGAAAGTGGTCGGTCATACCGTGAGGTTCGACGGTCTTCCGAGCAGAAAAGAAAGAGAGGCCGCGTAA
- a CDS encoding SCO family protein, translating to MKLVYSILLLLFVVACGEKQEKFYPELTYSSAPKAGILPYFKSEVMDPFWPEENGKLPEDLKKVPEFSLVSHENREFNNRDLRDKYTLVVFFYAKCKGICPMITRNMMNFIPKIEDQSDLQIVSISVNPELDTVDILKKFRNQYKISQGNWVFLTGQKKTIYNMARNQFGADIKVIQGKDDLNDFVHTENVYLLDKKNYLRGVYRAKGSGDLERLKVELNTLRESDRKNLSMMQ from the coding sequence ATGAAATTAGTATATTCTATTTTACTGTTATTATTTGTCGTTGCCTGCGGGGAAAAACAGGAAAAATTCTATCCGGAGCTTACGTATTCGTCCGCGCCGAAGGCGGGAATTCTTCCTTATTTTAAAAGCGAAGTGATGGACCCTTTTTGGCCCGAAGAAAACGGAAAACTTCCCGAGGATCTCAAAAAAGTTCCGGAGTTTTCTTTGGTTTCTCACGAAAATCGGGAATTCAACAACCGCGATCTCAGAGACAAATACACGTTAGTCGTCTTCTTTTACGCGAAGTGTAAGGGGATTTGTCCGATGATCACCCGAAACATGATGAATTTTATTCCCAAGATCGAAGATCAATCGGATCTTCAGATCGTTTCCATTTCGGTGAACCCCGAACTCGATACCGTGGATATTCTTAAGAAATTCAGAAATCAGTATAAAATCAGTCAGGGCAACTGGGTTTTTCTTACGGGTCAAAAGAAAACGATCTACAACATGGCGCGGAATCAATTCGGCGCGGACATAAAGGTCATTCAGGGAAAGGACGATCTCAACGATTTCGTTCATACCGAAAACGTTTATCTTTTGGATAAGAAGAATTATCTGCGCGGTGTTTATCGCGCAAAGGGTTCGGGTGATTTGGAAAGATTGAAAGTGGAGTTGAACACTTTGCGGGAATCCGATCGGAAAAATCTTTCGATGATGCAGTAA
- a CDS encoding YHYH protein, whose translation MIQKAILILLITTSFVVCKKDSNSNDDLTIASLGLIAATGFCNGTLATTGTTVSKSSATVDSTSGCVTGVTTCMDTALPSWIKNNFKCSTAFVSGSSYVFKSQNVPNTKSYYYGTTSPLYEALPSGNTPAGTNSISAQKLVYVIPSTPAKGTGTVSTQGGLVAIGITVNGLAIFNNAAAPPDNLSVEAMTFDNFGGHPQNQGVYHHHAAVTKVSNNDANLIGIILDGYAVYGEKCDNGTSATGDDFTPTLDSLHGHTAVTTHFSTPTYHYHYVLDSTATIKTLMGSYFYGVIGSVSN comes from the coding sequence ATGATTCAAAAAGCGATTCTAATATTACTGATCACGACCTCATTCGTAGTCTGCAAAAAGGATTCCAACAGCAATGACGATCTTACGATCGCTTCTCTGGGGCTGATCGCGGCTACCGGATTTTGCAACGGAACTCTTGCGACGACCGGAACCACCGTTTCTAAAAGTAGCGCGACCGTGGATTCCACTTCCGGTTGTGTGACCGGCGTGACGACTTGTATGGATACCGCTCTTCCGTCTTGGATCAAGAATAACTTCAAATGTTCCACGGCTTTCGTTTCCGGTTCGAGCTACGTATTCAAATCTCAGAATGTTCCGAACACGAAAAGTTATTACTACGGCACGACTTCTCCTTTGTACGAGGCTCTTCCGAGCGGTAATACTCCTGCGGGGACCAACTCGATCAGCGCTCAAAAACTGGTTTATGTAATTCCTTCCACTCCGGCTAAAGGAACGGGAACTGTGAGCACACAAGGCGGACTTGTGGCGATCGGAATCACCGTGAACGGTCTTGCAATCTTCAACAACGCCGCGGCTCCTCCGGACAATCTTTCCGTTGAGGCGATGACATTCGACAACTTCGGAGGTCACCCGCAGAATCAAGGGGTTTATCACCACCACGCCGCAGTTACGAAGGTCAGTAACAACGACGCGAACTTGATCGGAATCATCTTGGACGGTTACGCGGTTTATGGTGAAAAATGTGATAACGGAACCTCGGCGACTGGAGACGATTTTACTCCGACCTTGGATTCTCTCCACGGTCATACCGCGGTAACGACTCACTTTTCAACTCCGACCTATCACTATCACTACGTATTGGATTCGACCGCAACGATCAAGACTCTGATGGGTTCTTATTTTTACGGTGTCATCGGAAGTGTTTCCAACTAA